The sequence GATCGCCATGCCCAGCCCGAGAGGGACAGCGACGAGCATAGCAATCAAACTGATCACCAGCGTCGCGTTGACCAGAGGCAGAACGCCGAACTCATTGATGGGCGGTTGCCAAACAGTGCCGGTAAAGAACTGAACCAGAGTCACTGCGGGATCGGCGAAAAAAGCGAGTGACTCCTGAAATAACACATAGACGATGGCAACAGTGGTAAAAATCGAGACAAAACCACAAACAATGAGCACGGTCTGGATGATCGACTCGCCAATCCGGGGGCGTTTCCGCAGGTCTATGGTCTGGGGAACGGTTACCGCAAGCGCCGCGCGCTGTTCAGCTTTGGCCTGGGCCTGATCTGCCATACGTATTGTCCTTGGGTTTTTAGCGCCTAGTGTTAGAGACTGTCTAGACAACCAGGCGATAAATATTTGGTTTAGGTCTGGGAGGGCTATGCCCTCCCAGACCTTCGTAATCTAAGACTGGCTTGTAGATGTGACCGTCACTTCTTGCCGGCTACTTCTGCGCGTCGAGCCAGCGCTGGCGCGCCTCGTTCAGAGCATCGTCGCTAGCCGGGAAGTAGCCCACCTCCTTAATCTCTTCATCAACATAGGTCAAGTAGAAGTTGATGAAGGCGTTGACCTGGGGCTTCTCCTTCATGATCTTGGCATCGGAGTAGATGAAGAGCGGGCGGGCAAGCGGATACTCGCCGCTCTCGGCCGTTTCATCGGTCGGCTCGACGCCTTCGATCTTGACGGCGCGCAGCTTGCTGCGCTCCGAGGCATAGTAGGCGTAACCGAAGTAGCCAATCGCGTAGGGAGAACCTTCAACGCCCTTGGCCAGAACGTTGTCGTCCTCCGAGAGTTGCGGGTTGGCGGACAGGATCGGCTGAGGATCCTTGTCGAAGATCACTTCGACGAAGTAGTCGAAGGTGCCGGAGTCGGTGCCGGGGCTGTAGAGCTGGATCGGCTGGTCGGGGAAGCTGGGGTCCACTTCGCTCCACTTCTTCACCTTGCCCGAGAAGATGTCGGCAAGTTGCGCCTTCGTCAGGTTCTCGACGAAGTCGTTCTGAGCGCTGACCACCACTGCGAGGGCGTCGGTGCCGACGCGGAACTCGATCGGCGTGCGCCCGATGGCCGCGCAGTTCTCGGTCTCTTCCTTCTTGATCGGGCGCGAGGCGTTGGCGATATCGGTCTCGCCAGCCTTGCAGAAGCGCTCGAAGCCGGCGCCGGTGCCGATGCTGTCAATAGTGATCTGGCCGCCGAACCCGTCCTTCTTGAACAATTCGGCCATACGCTCGGTGAGCGGGTAGACTGTCGAGGAGCCGGCGATAATGATGTTGCCGCTCACCGAAGCCGGGTTGACTTCAGGCAGTTCGATCAAGGCGCCGCCTGCGGGCGGAGTGGTCGGTGCAGGAGCGGCGGTGGGCGCCGCGGTAGGGGCGGGAGCGGCAGTGGGCGCCGCGGTCGGCGCCGGTGGCGCAGTGGGCGCCGGAGCTTCTGTAGCAGGGGGAGCCGGAGCAGTGGTCGGAGCGGTGGCAGTGCCGCCGCCGCAGGCGGCAACAAGTGGCAGGAGCAGCAAGAATGCCACCAGTGCCGCCAGAGTGCGAACACGAGACATAACGATACCCTCCTCTGAGCTAGTCGTTGCGGAACACCCCTGTGGCATACCGCATTCGTGGCGTGAATATGCGTTCCCGGAGCGTCGCTGATGTGGAGCTTCGGGAAGGCGACTCGCAGGCGCACAGGCAGCGTGGCCTTGTTAGCATAATACTCACGCCAACAGCGACATCTTAGCGGTTTGAGATTAAATGCCGCACAAGGAAATGTTAACTTATTGTTAAGAGGCTGTCCGAATGCCGGTTAACTGATGACAGGCGGGGAGAGCTTTTCCTTGCCAGGCCCTGTGCGCCACTCGTAAGGTTGGCGCTGCCAGGCTGGACGGGCGTGGGGAAGCCCGGCTTCGCCGCCCTGCGCAACCTGGAGGGTTGCGCTACTGCGACAGGCGGGCGGGTAGGGAACCCGGATTTGCCCCCGCCACCTTCATACCCCATACACCGGATCACTCGTGCCGCTGCGGTAGGCATAGGCCATGCGGCGCGTGTTCCAGGCCAGGCCAGGCCGGCCGTCGGGCGTGAGCACAATGCAACCGCCGGCGCCGCCGCTGACGCGCCGGTTGAGGATGCGCACCGCGGCTTCGGCGGCGGCCTGGGGCGGCAGGCCCCGTTCGAGCATGTCAACCACACGGCGAGCGAGAGCGACGCGCACGATCGCTTCGCCCCATCCGGTGCAGACGGCGCCGCCGACCTGTGCGTCGGCGTACAGGCCGCAGCCGATCAGCGGCGTATCGCCGACCCGTCCGGGGAGCTTGAAGGGCGTGCCGCCGGTGGAGTTGGCGGCCACCAGGTTGCCGCTCTGATCGAGAGCGATGGCCCCCACCGTATCGCGGCCACCCAGGACATGCCGCGCGTCGCTGTCGGCAGCGGCGACCTGGCCGGCGCGCCACGCTTCCCACAGCTTGCGCTCGCGTTCGATCACTAGCTCGCTGTTGTCGCACAGGGGGATGCCCTGAGCGGCGGCGTAGCGTTCGGCGCCTTCGCCGACCAGAAAGGTGGCCGGGCCTTCCAGGAGGCGATGGGCCAGACTGATGGGATTGCGCACGCGGCGGAGATTGGCCACGGCGCCGTAAAGCAGGCTCCGTCCATCCATCATTGCGGCATCGAGTTCAACTGACCCCGCGGCGGTGAGGTGTGAGCCGGTGCCAGCATCGAAAGTGGGATCGTCTTCCAGCAGGCGCACGGCAGCCTCGCACGCCTCACGCGCCGACCCGCCGCGCTCAAGAATGGTCCAGCCCGCGGCCAGCGCGGCCCGGCAGCCGGCCAGATGGGCCTCAACCTGCTCATCGGGGATGGCCCAAGCGCCGCCGTGGACGATCATTGCTATACGCATGCGCTACTACCCCAGGTCTGCAATGCTACCGAAGTCTTAATCTATCACAATAGCGACAGGGGCGCAAAGGTGCGCTTGCGGATTTTAGATTCAGGGACCGAGCGTGTTGCCGCTGGATTCAGGCGGCGTTGGACTGATGCAGGTCGTCTGGAACCGTGCCAGTGTCAGTTAGGGTCGGTGAGAGCGGGCCATGCAAAGAGCCGCCGCACCTTGCTGCGACGGCTCTTGCTACTCTGGTGGAGCCAAGCGGGCTCGAACCGCTGACCTCAACACTGCCAGTGTTGCGCTCTCCCAGCTGAGCTATGGCCCCTACCCTGTGGACGCACGGGGATTCGAACCCCGGACCTCGACAGTGCGATTGTCGCGCTCTCCCAACTGAGCTATGCGCCCATGGCCTGTGAAAGTATACCACCACGGGTGACGGATGTCAAACGAGTCAGCCGAGACGCCAGGGCTAATGCAAAGTCTTTGGGGTTTGCCTCAAACGCCGGGTTTTCGATGGTTTTGGCGGCGCAGCCGCCCCACACCTCATCTTCGGCGACGGACTTTGCTCAAGCCCTGCTTCAGCCAAAACGCGTTGGACACGACGCTTGCAGACGTGTTACACTGTTTCTTAACATCCCGCGTCGCAGGAAGGACGGCTCTCTGGCCGGCAGGGGCGCAGGGAAAGGCGGTGTATCCGCTTTCACGTTAGAAAGGATTTGTTTGTGTCTACACCTGGTAATGAGCTTCGCCGGCTCGGCGCCATGCTGCTGCTAGGGGTTGTTGCGGGCGCCGCCGCGCGTCACTATATCGAGAGTCGCACGCGCAGCGAGGGCTACCGCCCGCCACGCCTGATTGACTGGCAGCAGGCCCGCGAGATGGCTCTGCGCGTGGCGCAGTGGGAGCAGGCGCCGGTGCTGAACCGCGCCTATCGCCAGGAGCAGTATTTTCGTCTGGTGAAGCGCAGTGAGCCGTTGATCGCGGAGTACCTGGGGGTGCAACTGCCTCAGCCGATCAGCCGGGTGTATGTCCACGACCGGCGCGAGTGGCTGGAGGCGAACTTTGCGTCGTTCGAGCAGTTGTTCCGCCCGATCGAGGAGATTTACGAGCGGAACGGCGGCGGGCGCAGCGTGAGCGCCGTGCTCTTCGGCGAACTGAACGGCAAGTTTCTCGGCGCGCAACTGGGCTTGCTGCTGGGCTATCTGGCCCGCCGTGTGCTTGGCCAGTACGATCTGAGTCTCCTCTCGCCTGATCCCGCCACCCGCGGCGCGCTCTACTTTGTCGAACCGAATATTGCGCGCGTCCAGCAGCAGCTCGGCCTCAATGACGAGGATTTCCGCCTCTGGATCGCTCTGCACGAGGCCACCCACGTGTT is a genomic window of Chloroflexaceae bacterium containing:
- a CDS encoding PstS family phosphate ABC transporter substrate-binding protein, which produces MSRVRTLAALVAFLLLLPLVAACGGGTATAPTTAPAPPATEAPAPTAPPAPTAAPTAAPAPTAAPTAAPAPTTPPAGGALIELPEVNPASVSGNIIIAGSSTVYPLTERMAELFKKDGFGGQITIDSIGTGAGFERFCKAGETDIANASRPIKKEETENCAAIGRTPIEFRVGTDALAVVVSAQNDFVENLTKAQLADIFSGKVKKWSEVDPSFPDQPIQLYSPGTDSGTFDYFVEVIFDKDPQPILSANPQLSEDDNVLAKGVEGSPYAIGYFGYAYYASERSKLRAVKIEGVEPTDETAESGEYPLARPLFIYSDAKIMKEKPQVNAFINFYLTYVDEEIKEVGYFPASDDALNEARQRWLDAQK
- a CDS encoding isoaspartyl peptidase/L-asparaginase; translation: MRIAMIVHGGAWAIPDEQVEAHLAGCRAALAAGWTILERGGSAREACEAAVRLLEDDPTFDAGTGSHLTAAGSVELDAAMMDGRSLLYGAVANLRRVRNPISLAHRLLEGPATFLVGEGAERYAAAQGIPLCDNSELVIERERKLWEAWRAGQVAAADSDARHVLGGRDTVGAIALDQSGNLVAANSTGGTPFKLPGRVGDTPLIGCGLYADAQVGGAVCTGWGEAIVRVALARRVVDMLERGLPPQAAAEAAVRILNRRVSGGAGGCIVLTPDGRPGLAWNTRRMAYAYRSGTSDPVYGV
- a CDS encoding zinc-dependent metalloprotease, whose protein sequence is MSTPGNELRRLGAMLLLGVVAGAAARHYIESRTRSEGYRPPRLIDWQQAREMALRVAQWEQAPVLNRAYRQEQYFRLVKRSEPLIAEYLGVQLPQPISRVYVHDRREWLEANFASFEQLFRPIEEIYERNGGGRSVSAVLFGELNGKFLGAQLGLLLGYLARRVLGQYDLSLLSPDPATRGALYFVEPNIARVQQQLGLNDEDFRLWIALHEATHVFEFEAYPWVRQHFRDLLQQYFDQLNLQLERFGNGLPQLLVRIAQGLASGQHWIETMLTPEQRRIFEQLQALMSLVEGYGNHVMNAVGRQLLPSFEQIEQRVAQRQANKTVLEVLINRITGMDLKLIQYQQGEAFVNAVTQTRGVVFAARVWERPENLPTLEEIRNPGAWIRRMDRQG